TATTCCCAAAAAGGTTATTACCGAAATTAAAATATCGTGCTGGCTTAATTTCATGACAGGAGTTTATAAATGATGATTTTACTAAAAAAGCCCGGCGATTCTTTACCCAGATTAATGAACCCGGACCGGCAATCCCGATTCCGATGCTGGATCGATTTGCTATAGCGGTTTAAAATAAAATACGTTAGGCTATTCATTGCGAATGGTTTAAGTTGCTTAAATATAGCTTACGGGATGTAAATGCGCAACCGGAATTTTAGATTAAGTTAAAAAAAAAGCCTTCAGACAAATAGTCCGAAGGCCTCCATATTTCACCCTTAGGTTTACACAAACAAATATTTCTTCAATTCGGCACCCGCCTGTAAAATGTGCGATTTAACCGATGGCACATCCGCCAAAGCATTCAGTAAACCAAAATCATGGATCATGCCGTTGAAGCGGACGGTAGTAACCGTTACGCCGGCTTCGTTCAGTTTGCGACCATAGGCTTCACCCTGATCGCGCAGGATATCGTTTTCGGCAACCTGAATCAATGCCGGTGGCAAACCTTTCAATTCATCTAAAGTGGCGTTAAGCGGCGATACCAGCTTATAAGCGCGCTCGGTTGGATTAGTGGTGTATTGATCAAACATCCATTTCATAAGCGAGGCGGTTAAAAAGCGGTCTTCACCAAACAGCTTATACGATTCCCAATCGAAACGGGCATCAGTAACCGGCCATAACATGACCTGTAAACTAATTTTCGGACCATTTTTTTCTTTCGCCTGCAGGGCGGTTACGGCTGTCATATTGCCGCCAACGCTGTTACCAACAACCGCAAGGCGGCTGCCATCTACGTTGATTTCCTTACCGTTTTCGGAAACCCATTTAGTGGCAGCATAAATCTGGTTAATGGCTACGGGATATTGCGCCTCGGGCGATGGGGTATAGTTAACAAATACCGCGACAGCGCCTGATGCTACCACCAAATCGCGCACCAAACGCTCGTGTGTAGGGTAATCGCCTAAAATCCAGCCGCCGCCGTGAATAAAAATGAAAACCGGCAATGTTTCCTTCACGCCTTCGGGGCGAACAATGTTCAATTTGATCTCTTCGCCGTTAACAGTAATCGTTTTTTCAGAAAATTCTACCCCCGACAGATCAACTTTAACCGAGGCCTGGGCGTCAACCAAAACCTTCCTCGCCGCTTCTTTCGACAGGGTTTCCAACGGTACGCCGCCCGAGTTTAAAACTTTTAAAAATTCTTTAACCTGGCGATCAATGTGGGTGTCTTCGGCGTAATTAACAACTACGGTTTCGGCAGTGCTTGTGTTTTCCATGATGTTTTACTTTTATGATGTATGATTTGTTTTGTTGATGTAAAGCTACCCTTAAAGAGAGCATCCCGGTTTTTAAAATCGTTGAAAAGGCATTTCGCATCGTTGAAATATGCCGGTGCAAGCGTTAGGGGGTAACTGTTCCGTTTTGTACAATTTATCATAAACCAGGCGCAGTAGTTTTGGCTTATCATAAAATCTTCATGAAAATGAAAAAAAACCTCACAGCAACTGCAGCTGCTTTAGCCCTTGTTTTAAGCATGACTATTAGCAACACCCAGGCCCAAACCAGCCCGCTTAACGAAGCAAAAAAGGCGATAGCTGCAAGCAACGCCATCTATTTTACAGCCTTTGCAAAAAACAATCCATCGGTATTTGTTGACTGTTATGCTGATGATTGTATGATTATGGCTCCTAACATGCCCGCACTTAAAGGCAGCAAAGGCGCTATGCAATTTTTTAAAACAGCCTACCAAAAAATAGGTTTGTGCGGCGGCAAATTCATCACCACCAATGTATATGGTGCCGGTACCGGCTATGTGGTTGAAGAAGGTACCTGGCTGTCGCTGGATAAAAACCACCGGCAGTTTGATAACGGCAAATTCCTGGTGCTTTGGAAAAAGACTGCCAAAGGCTGGAAAATGTTTCGCGATTCGTTTAGCAGCGATCATTAATAAATAGCTTAAATTTACTTTATGGATTTTCAGCAGTTTTTGCCATCGGAGTTATTAAAGCCTTATGTAAGGCATTACTACCTCTTTCAATCGGATGCTGATACCGAATTTTCCGATACCGTTTTCCCGAGCGGCGATATGGAAATGATTTTTAACCTGGGTGGTGGCACCTGGGAAGCGGCCGAAGGCGATAGCTATTACCGCACACCCCCGGTTGAGCTTTGGGGCCAGATTACCCGGCCGCTGCCCATCAAATCAAAAGGCAAGCACACCATGCTGGGTGTTAAATTTTTCACCCACTCGGCTGCCTGTTTCCTGAATGAGGAAATGACCATTTTTAATGATCATGTTTATGATCTGTATGAGATTATGGGCAAACCCATTAAAACGCTGCACCAACAATTGCTCGAGACCAAGGAAACCGCAGCGCGGATTAAACTTATCGAAAACTTCCTGTTAAAAATGCTGGCCCGGAACGAGCGGAAGATTTTTAAAATAGACAAGGTTGGCGATATGCTCAGCACTATCAAAACCAGCACTGCCGAAAACAGCCTGAGCCTGGTAGCCTCGCAGCACAATGTAACGCCCCGTTACCTGCATAAGCTTGTTAACCAATATACCGGGCTTTCGCCAACAGCTTATCATAAAATCAACCGTTTTCAGCACAGCCTTAAACTCATCTCGAAAGGGAGCCAGTCGCTCACTGCTATTGCTTACAGCAGCGGGTATTTTGATCAGTCGCATTTTATTCGTGATTTTAAATCGTTTACCGGTATTACACCATCGGCCTACCTGGATAACGTTACGCCCGTAAACCAGCTTTTAATGCAATAAATACAACTGTTCCTTTTTGTACAATTCTGAGGTTTTTGATTGCGGTAATTTTGATTCAACATAATTACCAAACACCAAAAACATCGTTGTATGAATCAGTTCGAAAAATTTAAACAGCTACATCAGCAGTCCTCTCCCCTGTTATTAGGCAATATCTGGGATGTACAAAGCGCTAAAATATTTGAAGCCGCCGGCTACCAGGCCGTTGGTACCTCAAGCCAGGCAGTAGCCATAGCCAACGGTTATGACGATGGCGAGCAGTTCCCCTTTGATATTTTAGTTTCGCTGGCAAAACGGGTGGTTGAAACGGTTAACATCCCGTTTTCTACCGATATTGAAGGGGGCTATTCCCGTAATGTAAACGACATTATTACCAATATTGAAAAACTGGCCGACGTAGGCGTTGCCGGCATCAATATCGAAGATACCGTTGCCGGTTCAGCACGCACACTTCAACCGGCGGATGATTTTGCGAAAACCATTTCGGCCATTGCCAATCACCTTAGCCGCAACAATATTAAGTTGTTTCTAAATATTCGCACAGACGGCTTTTTGCTTGGCCTGCCCAACGCGCTTGATGAAACGCTGGGTCGCATCAAACATTATGAAAACGC
The sequence above is a segment of the Mucilaginibacter celer genome. Coding sequences within it:
- a CDS encoding alpha/beta hydrolase, whose amino-acid sequence is MENTSTAETVVVNYAEDTHIDRQVKEFLKVLNSGGVPLETLSKEAARKVLVDAQASVKVDLSGVEFSEKTITVNGEEIKLNIVRPEGVKETLPVFIFIHGGGWILGDYPTHERLVRDLVVASGAVAVFVNYTPSPEAQYPVAINQIYAATKWVSENGKEINVDGSRLAVVGNSVGGNMTAVTALQAKEKNGPKISLQVMLWPVTDARFDWESYKLFGEDRFLTASLMKWMFDQYTTNPTERAYKLVSPLNATLDELKGLPPALIQVAENDILRDQGEAYGRKLNEAGVTVTTVRFNGMIHDFGLLNALADVPSVKSHILQAGAELKKYLFV
- a CDS encoding YybH family protein gives rise to the protein MKKNLTATAAALALVLSMTISNTQAQTSPLNEAKKAIAASNAIYFTAFAKNNPSVFVDCYADDCMIMAPNMPALKGSKGAMQFFKTAYQKIGLCGGKFITTNVYGAGTGYVVEEGTWLSLDKNHRQFDNGKFLVLWKKTAKGWKMFRDSFSSDH
- a CDS encoding isocitrate lyase/PEP mutase family protein, with the translated sequence MNQFEKFKQLHQQSSPLLLGNIWDVQSAKIFEAAGYQAVGTSSQAVAIANGYDDGEQFPFDILVSLAKRVVETVNIPFSTDIEGGYSRNVNDIITNIEKLADVGVAGINIEDTVAGSARTLQPADDFAKTISAIANHLSRNNIKLFLNIRTDGFLLGLPNALDETLGRIKHYENAGASGIFTPCITTPADITAAVNATTLPVNVMCMPQLPGFDELANLGVKRISMGGFLFSKLYEDAGKAATQIFNDKGFGSLFS
- a CDS encoding helix-turn-helix transcriptional regulator; protein product: MDFQQFLPSELLKPYVRHYYLFQSDADTEFSDTVFPSGDMEMIFNLGGGTWEAAEGDSYYRTPPVELWGQITRPLPIKSKGKHTMLGVKFFTHSAACFLNEEMTIFNDHVYDLYEIMGKPIKTLHQQLLETKETAARIKLIENFLLKMLARNERKIFKIDKVGDMLSTIKTSTAENSLSLVASQHNVTPRYLHKLVNQYTGLSPTAYHKINRFQHSLKLISKGSQSLTAIAYSSGYFDQSHFIRDFKSFTGITPSAYLDNVTPVNQLLMQ